A genome region from Musa acuminata AAA Group cultivar baxijiao chromosome BXJ3-5, Cavendish_Baxijiao_AAA, whole genome shotgun sequence includes the following:
- the LOC135637942 gene encoding probable leucine-rich repeat receptor-like protein kinase At1g35710 has product MASQLHKTLLCATLLLLLLLLPCVPLVEASLGSQGRALLHWKATLRSHQSLRSWNLNSSPCNWTGVTCNYPVAGRGRSAITEISLPSMGLAGPLDALDFSTLGSLLRLNLSYNQFSGVIPPAISALSSLVSLDLTSNQFTSKIPVGMGSMKELRFLSLSHNQMVGAIPPSLCNLTGLMSLHLKDNKLVGVIPKEVGRFQELMYLDIGVNRLSGSIPSSLGNLTKLYHLDLYQNQLTSVIPREFENLVNLVYLSIADNNLTGGVISSFGNLTKLQFFWLQRNKLSGPIPFEIGNLVEVTDLNLSENLLTNSIPFSIGNMTRLERLSLWDNQLSSFIPFEIGNLIEVTNLSLSKNFLTGPIPSSIGNMTKLKILYLWDNQLSDFIPSEIGNLIEVTDLILSTNLLTGPIPSSIGNLTKLNILYLLDNQLSGFIPFEIGNLIELTDLALFKNLLSGPVPSSIGNMTKLVKLGVYNNLLSGPLPTEINNIHGLTYLVLSNNSFSGYLPQDICKGGALQFLILQMNNFEGPIPTTLKNCTTLERVRLEHNQLTGDVSQCLGVYPHLSYMDLSSNLFSGTLSPDWARWHNLTLFRISNNNITGVIPTEFGQLTKLQGLDLSGNYLQGEIPKSFGSLTLLYNLNLGNNQLVGQVPSEFGMLSNLELLDLSSNNLAGRFPDQLGNCRKLRSLKLNNNNFRGTIPLAIGNLVVLQDTFDVSHNSLTGEIPSQLSKLVMLQILNLSHNSLSGHLPSSLTYMTSLSTVDVSYNELDGPVPDSPAFRRAPAEWFAHNNDLCGVVRGLPPCVTLGTPTKDDRSKRHKVVVIAIIPSVVVFLLLFVFTAAAFQLHKRKKPAVPVDDNHIKEGAFSILNFDGRDVYKDIIEATEDFDAKYCIGSGAYGSVYRAELASGELLAVKKIHLPDTEGTSDEQPFQTEIQTLTQIRHRNIVKLYGFCSSPRRKFLVYEYMERGSLGSVLRSETAAELDWVKRVTIVKDVACALSYMHHDCTPPIVHRDITSNNILLDSEFKACVSDFGIARLLNPDSSNWTMLAGTRGYLAPELAYTMRVTTQCDVYSFGVVTLELLMGEYGEVLISILSSSPINDSFVKDVLDRRLPVPEGQVADEVVAILSLALRSVDNHPESRPTMKQVSDKLCVVRTPPPSLRSIDALKFSDLMNVEI; this is encoded by the exons ATGGCATCTCAGCTTCACAAAACTTTGCTTTGTGccactttgctgctgctgctgctattgcTTCCCTGTGTTCCTCTTGTCGAAGCTTCACTTGGATCCCAAGGGAGGGCGTTGCTCCACTGGAAAGCCACTCTTCGGAGTCATCAATCCCTTAGATCTTGGAACCTCAATTCTAGTCCTTGCAATTGGACCGGAGTTACTTGCAATTACCCCGTCGCAGGTAGAGGGCGTTCGGCGATCACCGAGATATCCTTGCCGAGCATGGGCTTGGCAGGGCCACTTGATGCTCTTGACTTTTCGACTTTGGGATCGCTCCTCCGTCTCAATCTTTCCTACAATCAGTTCAGTGGGGTAATTCCTCCGGCCATCTCTGCTCTCTCCAGTCTCGTATCTCTTGATCTCACTAGCAATCAGTTCACAAGCAAAATCCCAGTTGGGATGGGCTCCATGAAAGAGCTTCGATTCCTGAGTCTTAGCCATAATCAAATGGTTGGTGCTATACCTCCATCTCTTTGCAACCTCACCGGCCTTATGTCCTTGCACCTGAAAGATAATAAGCTTGTGGGTGTCATTCCTAAGGAGGTAGGGAGGTTTCAGGAGTTGATGTATTTGGATATTGGGGTTAATAGGCTATCTGGTTCGATCCCATCTAGTTTAGGAAATTTGACAAAGCTCTATCACTTAGATCTTTACCAAAATCAATTAACTAGTGTCATCCCTCGAGAATTTGAAAATCTAGTTAATCTCGTTTACCTATCAATCGCTGATAATAATCTAACAGGTGGGGTTATCTCTTCTTTTGGAAACCTAACCAAACTGCAATTTTTTTGGCTACAGAGAAATAAACTCTCAGGTCCTATCCCTTTTGAGATTGGAAATCTAGTTGAGGTTACCGATCTCAACTTGTCAGAAAACCTATTAACCAATTCAATTCCTTTTTCTATAGGAAACATGACTAGATTAGAGAGACTTAGCCTTTGGGATAATCAATTGTCTAGTTTTATTCCTTTTGAGATTGGAAATCTAATTGAAGTTACTAATCTCTCACTCTCGAAAAACTTTTTGACGGGTCCCATTCCTTCCTCTATAGGAAATATGACCAAATTAAAGATCCTTTACCTTTGGGATAATCAATTGTCTGATTTTATTCCTAGTGAGATTGGAAATCTAATTGAAGTTACTGATCTCATACTCTCAACGAATCTTTTGACGGGTCCCATCCCTTCCTCTATAGGAAACTTGACTAAATTAAATATTCTTTATcttttggataatcaattatcCGGTTTTATTCCTTTCGAGATTGGGAATCTAATTGAACTTACTGATCTGGCACTCTTCAAAAATCTACTGTCAGGTCCCGTCCCGTCCTCTATAGGAAATATGACTAAACTCGTAAAACTAGGTGTATACAATAATCTATTGTCCGGACCTTTGCCTACGGAGATCAATAACATTCATGGACTGACATACCTAGTGTTGTCAAATAATAGCTTCTCTGGCTATTTACCCCAAGATATATGTAAAGGTGGAGCCCTACAATTCCTCATTCTTCAAATGAACAATTTCGAAGGTCCCATTCCCACGACCTTGAAAAATTGTACGACACTAGAAAGGGTCCGTCTTGAACACAACCAACTCACCGGAGATGTATCTCAATGTCTCGGAGTGTATCCCCATCTTTCTTATATGGATTTGAGCTCCAATCTATTCTCCGGTACGCTCTCACCAGACTGGGCAAGATGGCACAATCTGACGCTCTTCAGAATCTCAAATAACAACATCACCGGAGTCATACCCACCGAGTTTGGGCAGTTGACGAAACTGCAAGGGCTGGACCTCTCGGGCAACTACCTACAAGGAGAGATCCCAAAGAGCTTCGGCAGCTTAACCCTTCTATACAATCTGAACTTGGGCAACAACCAACTCGTCGGCCAGGTGCCTTCGGAGTTTGGAATGCTGTCCAATCTTGAACTACTTGATCTCTCGTCCAACAACTTGGCAGGAAGATTCCCAGATCAATTAGGCAACTGCAGGAAACTCCGATCGTTGAAGCTTAACAACAACAACTTCCGTGGAACCATTCCTTTGGCCATTGGTAATCTGGTGGTCCTTCAAGACACGTTTGACGTCAGCCACAACTCACTAACAGGGGAGATTCCATCCCAACTCAGCAAATTGGTGATGCTGCAAATCCTGAATCTATCGCATAATTCCTTGTCGGGTCATCTTCCATCTTCGCTAACGTATATGACGAGCTTGTCTACCGTAGATGTATCCTACAATGAACTGGACGGCCCTGTTCCTGATAGCCCAGCTTTCCGAAGAGCCCCGGCGGAGTGGTTTGCCCATAACAATGATCTGTGTGGAGTTGTTCGAGGATTGCCTCCGTGTGTTACACTCGGTACTCCAACGAAAGATGACCGAAGCAAGCGCCACAAAGTGGTTGTAATAGCCATCATTCCTTCCGTCGTCGTCTTCCTTCTCTTGTTTGTATTCACTGCAGCTGCTTttcaattgcacaagagaaagaaGCCGGCAGTACCGGTCGATGATAATCACATCAAAGAAGGTGCATTCTCTATATTGAATTTTGATGGAAGAGACGTATACAAGGACATCATCGAAGCCACCGAAGATTTCGATGCCAAGTACTGTATCGGAAGCGGTGCATACGGCAGTGTCTACAGAGCAGAGTTAGCAAGTGGGGAACTGCTAGCGGTGAAGAAGATTCATCTACCAGACACTGAAGGTACAAGCGACGAGCAACCCTTTCAAACTGAGATACAAACTCTTACTCAAATTCGACATCGCAATATCGTCAAGCTTTACGGGTTCTGCTCCTCTCCCCGACGCAAAtttctggtgtacgagtacatggagaGAGGAAGTCTGGGATCTGTCCTCCGAAGCGAGACTGCAGCTGAATTGGACTGGGTGAAGAGGGTGACCATCGTGAAGGATGTCGCCTGCGCTTTATCCTACATGCATCATGACTGCACACCACCCATCGTTCATCGAGATATTACCAGCAACAACATCCTACTTGATTCCGAATTCAAGGCTTGTGTTTCCGACTTTGGAATTGCTCGACTACTGAATCCGGATTCATCAAATTGGACCATGCTTGCAGGCACACGGGGTTACTTAGCACCAG AGCTTGCATATACAATGAGAGTGACCACCCAATGCGACGTGTACAGTTTCGGAGTGGTGACGCTGGAGTTACTGATGGGAGAGTATGGAgaagtgctcatttccattctgtcgTCTTCACCGATCAACGATAGCTTTGTGAAAGACGTATTGGACCGACGTCTACCCGTTCCGGAGGGTCAAGTTGCGGATGAAGTAGTTGCAATTTTGAGCTTGGCTCTTCGTAGCGTGGACAACCACCCTGAATCACGCCCGACAATGAAACAGGTCTCCGACAAGTTATGCGTGGTCAGAACACCCCCACCAAGCCTCCGATCTATTGATGCATTGAAGTTTTCTGACTTGATGAACGTGGAGATATGA